Below is a window of Nitrospirota bacterium DNA.
TGAAATTATAGATCGAAGTTTAACGATCTTCTCTATCTTCTTTTTTGCTTCAATAGCTGCAATTTTCTCTTCTTTCATTTCTTTTGTTCTAATAGTTTTTTCTTCAGATATTGGTTGTGTATCAGAGAGAACAGATGTTTTTAAATCTAATTTTTCATGTGAAGCTTCTGAATTCGCAGGACTGACAAGGCTCACTACATAAGGAGATGGGATAACTATAGTGTTAGATTGTTTTAAGATCAGGATTGTAATAAATATTGCTGAAAGATGTATAGTTAAAGATAAAACAGTTGTTCTTTGAAGACTGGGTTCTCTCATTTAAGGCTTATTTTAGGTTCTGTAATCATTCCGAGTTTTTCTATGCCGGCTTCTTTGATCTCACCCATAACTTCTACAACAAATCCATATGGAACATCTTTATCAGCTTTTAAAAATACATTTGGATTGAGTTTGCTAATTGCCTTAAGTTTTTTATTCATTTCTGACAAAGAAACAGGGTTGTCATTCATATAAATAACCCTGTTTTTTTTAACGACAAGTGTAATCCTCTCTTCTGGAGGCAGATCTTTTCCTTTTGCTTTCGGAAGATTCACATCTATGCCCTGTTGAAGGAGTGGAGCTGTCACCATGAAAATAACGAGCAATACGAGCATAACATCAACGAAAGGAGTAACATTTATCTCTGAGAGAACATTTCTCTCTCTATTGAATTTCATGATTCTCCCGGTTGAAGAAATCGAAAAGTTCTTCTGAAAAATCCTCCATTTCTATAATCATTCTTCGTGCCATGCTGAGATAGTAATTATAAGCAATGACAGCAGGGATAGCAGCGGCAAGTCCTGCAGCAGTAGCTATAAGAGATTCGGCGATTCCAGGAGCTACAATCGCAAGAGAAGCAGCACCGGAAACACCTATATTCCGGAACGAATTCATGATTCCCCAAACTGTTCCAAAAAGACCTATGAATGGTGTAGTAGATCCGGTTGTTGCGAGAAAATTCAGATACTTTTCGAGTTTTGCTGATTCAAGTGCTCCATATCTTTTTAGCAATCTCTTAGTTTCGCTTTTGTCTTTTCGAACTTCATCGGTATATACAGATCTGAAAAGATTCGCAATGGGACTGATAGTCAAGCTCCGTGTTGCCTGATATAGACTCTTAACATCTCTACTTGTTCGGAATGCGCGCAGAAATTGTTCAGACTCTTTATTCGCTTTTGAAAAATATCTTTGTTTAAAAAAGATGATGGCCCATGATACTACAGAAAAAAATAAGAGGATTATTAAAACACCCTTTACAATAAGCCCTGCCTGTAATATTAATTGAAGAGCAGAATCTTTCATCAACGTGTATTATAAAATAAATTTTTAAAAAATTATTATCTAAAAAAAGTCAAATAAAGTTCTGTTATAATTATTTATTAATTTTTGATTTTTTGTTATCAAGGAGGGGTGGCTGAGTGGTTGAAAGCGACGGTCTTGAAAATCGTTGTAGGGGCAACTCTACCGGGGGTTCGAATCCCTCCCCCTCCGCCAGAAAAATGTTATAAATCCAACTATTTTAAACTGACAGATTAAAGTCCGATAGCTTCAGTTATTCTTTTTTTCTGTTTCTCAATCACCTTTTGCCCGTGCTCAAGATTTTTCAATATTTCCTTTTTTGCGCTTTCAGATAATTCCACACCCCGTTCTATGATATCTGATACTTTATCTTTAATAGAACCTGCAAAATCATGAATATTATCAATTGTGTCATCTATCAATTCAGATGTCTCTTTTTTTACTCGTCTTGCAACTTTTGAAATATCTTTCCTTGTCTCTCTGCCGGATTTAGGCGCATAAAGGAGTGCAATTACCGCACCAATTAATCCGCCCAGTAAAAAAACACCTGCCAGTTTTTTATAATCTTCGTCCATGAATTCCTCCTTTTCTTTTTTATAAACTTTAACAGGTATAAACAATAGAGTCAACTTAAAGATTTCAAGTTTAAAGTATTCAAGTTTAAAGTATTATTTACTGTATACTATAAACTGCATATAGTTGTCCAGATTTAAACAGTTGCAATTTTATTTTGTTTCGATAATATATTGTAATAATGGCTGATGACAAAAAAAATATCAGTAACATAATAAAGAATCAACAGTGGCGTTTAATAATAGGTGTTTTACTGCTTCTATTTTTTTTATATACATGGAGTCAATTCTTTTCCTTTGGGTCAAAAAGAAACTACCCCATCAGTTATAGCCAGTTTATAGAACAACTCGAAGCAGGTAATATCAGATTAGTTACTATCAAAGAATTGCGGGTTCGTGGAGAATTTGTTCGAGAGACTGATATACAACTTACGGGTGAAAAAATTACTACACCAATAAAAGATTTCGAGACATTTTTACCTTCCTTTCAAGGTGAGGGTCTACTTGCAAAACTGAAAGAAAAAAATGTAATTGTGAATATCGAACCTGCTGATAAAGGGTCTGCACTGTGGCAGATTCTGATTGGACTACTGCCATGGGTTTTGATTATCGGTATATGGATACTCATCATGAGAAGAGCGCAACAGGTTCAGGGTGGACCAGGAGGGCTGTTCACATTTGGAGCGAGCAAGGCAAAACTTATTGATGCTAAAAAGATGAATATTACATTCAAAGACGTTGCAGGAATGGAGCAAACAAAGCAGGAACTCAGGGAGACGATTGAATTTCTTAAGGACCCATCAAAATTTAGAAGACTGGGGGCAAAAGTTCCTAAGGGAGTGCTTCTGATTGGCCCTCCTGGAACAGGCAAAACTTTGTTAGCCCGAGCAGTCGCTGGAGAGGCAGGAGTGCCTTTTTTCAGTATCAGTGCATCTGAATTCATCGAGATGTTTGTAGGAGTTGGAGCTGCAAGGGTAAGAGATATGTTCAAAAAGGCTAAGGAATCACAACC
It encodes the following:
- the tolR gene encoding protein TolR, yielding MKFNRERNVLSEINVTPFVDVMLVLLVIFMVTAPLLQQGIDVNLPKAKGKDLPPEERITLVVKKNRVIYMNDNPVSLSEMNKKLKAISKLNPNVFLKADKDVPYGFVVEVMGEIKEAGIEKLGMITEPKISLK
- the tolA gene encoding cell envelope integrity protein TolA; amino-acid sequence: MREPSLQRTTVLSLTIHLSAIFITILILKQSNTIVIPSPYVVSLVSPANSEASHEKLDLKTSVLSDTQPISEEKTIRTKEMKEEKIAAIEAKKKIEKIVKLRSIISLKAGEKNPDKISNITQGTGTLFDDYYAKITNEIRQQWIFPDSGPKNIEAIISIKILKDGTIINQKVEKSSGNTLFDRSALKAIAKANPLTPPPYEMEIGVRFYP
- a CDS encoding YtxH domain-containing protein; the protein is MDEDYKKLAGVFLLGGLIGAVIALLYAPKSGRETRKDISKVARRVKKETSELIDDTIDNIHDFAGSIKDKVSDIIERGVELSESAKKEILKNLEHGQKVIEKQKKRITEAIGL
- the tolQ gene encoding protein TolQ: MKDSALQLILQAGLIVKGVLIILLFFSVVSWAIIFFKQRYFSKANKESEQFLRAFRTSRDVKSLYQATRSLTISPIANLFRSVYTDEVRKDKSETKRLLKRYGALESAKLEKYLNFLATTGSTTPFIGLFGTVWGIMNSFRNIGVSGAASLAIVAPGIAESLIATAAGLAAAIPAVIAYNYYLSMARRMIIEMEDFSEELFDFFNRENHEIQ